The stretch of DNA GACCCCTTCTTCCTCATCGAGACCCTGTGCATCATCTGGTTCTCCTTCGAGCTCCTTGTGCGCTTCTTTGCCTGCCCTAGCAAACCCGAATTCTCCCGCAACATCATGAACATCATCGACATCGTGGCCATCATCCCCTACTTCATCACCCTGGGCACcgagctggcccagcagcagcagcaaaagcagcagcctgggagcagcagcaacaaTGGGGGCCAGCAGCAAGCCATGTCCCTGGCCATCCTCAGAGTCATCCGCCTGGTCAGAGTCTTCAGGATCTTCAAGCTATCCAGGCACTCCAAGGGGCTGCAGATCTTAGGGAAGACTCTCCAGGCCAGcatgagggagctgggcctcctcatcttcttcctcttcattgGGGTGATCCTCTTCTCCAGTGCTGTCTACTTTGCAGAGACTGATGACCCTGACTCACTGTTCACAAGTATCCCTGATGCGTTCTGGTGGGCGGTGGTGTCCATGACCACCGTAGGCTATGGGGACATGTATCCCATGACCATTGGTGGCAAGATTGTGGGCTCCTTGTGTGCCATTGCTGGTGTGCTGACAATTGCCCTGCCTGTACCTGTCATTGTGTCCAACTTCAACTACTTCTACCACCGAGAGACTGACCATGAAGAGCAGTGCCAGTACACCCATGTCACCTGTGGCCAGCAACAGTCACCCTTCTCTGAGCCCAAGAAGGGGGACAGTAATCAGACCCTCAGCAAATCTGAATTCCTGGAAGCAGAAGACCTGGAGTCCGTGAAATATTCCAACTTCATTCCTCCCAATAACCAGGGatataaagagaagaaaatgctgaCAGAGGTGTGATGGGTTTTGTTGTCCTGGGTCCAGACACGGAGCTGCAAGCTGCTTTTACAGTTTGTCTTCCTACAAGCAGCTGGATCTATTCAGCATTTACATGCCAGACTGTGAATTGTGATACCGTAAACAGAATGATTGCGATAATGGGCTCTTCTGGCCTGATTTGCTGTTTCTCATTACTGTGTGCAGccagaaatgtttttgctttATTCTGTGGAGTGCTAGCTGTCATCCCCACTCCCTTGTgcatttctctctctgcttttgaTGACTGCTTTAGTCCATCGTTTGCTCCGAAACCAAGTCTTGTTGCTCCACTAGCAGAGAAGCCCTTGCCACTACTTCAGCAGAAGCATTCAGCAGCCTAAACAGTTAAAGGGGCTACAAACGTCTGGCTCGAGCTGTGCTTTCAGTCCTTGTGCCAGCGCAGTGCCCTTGGCTGTGGGATCAGTCCTGCCTGCCATGCCATTGCCTTTGAATAATGGAAACGCTGCAGCCAGGATcacagggagctctgcagctgTAGGGGAAAGCCAGCAAGAAGATGCCTGCCTTCTTTTCAACCCTTGGCATGCTAAAAGATCCTCCTggtttgtgtttaaaaaaaaaaaaagggtgcaTAAATCGAAAAGCTCTTTGCTACTTGTGACCATACATCATGCATCAAAAACAAGCTTAAAGCAGTCAACAGGCTGGGTGAAGATTCTCTGGGTGTTTTGAGCTTATCTCAGCCTTATTTATGCCAGTGCCCTGATGTTAATTGGCTTTTATAGTACCAACTCAATCTTCATAGTGGTAAGTGCCTTCTGATGCAAGGCGTGTTCGAGTAAATTCATTTGTTATCTGCAGAGTTCATCTTCACACAATAGCGTTTAATGAGATGTGCTTTGTGCTTCAGACACCCAGCTCTGTATTCAGGCATGTGAGAGCAGTTGACTCCGctgctttttttaattgagCATTTGTGTAGCTGAGGGAAGTTTGCATGTTGGCTTTTTGTTGATGTGGCAGGAAAATCCTGACCACAGACAGCTCTGCACCTGTGCTGTGTGAGGATCGCGCTGGTTTAGCAAGTCACAGGCATAAAATGCCCCAGGGTGAGCATGCCAACATTT from Poecile atricapillus isolate bPoeAtr1 chromosome Z, bPoeAtr1.hap1, whole genome shotgun sequence encodes:
- the LOC131573710 gene encoding potassium voltage-gated channel subfamily A member 6-like isoform X1 — translated: MRAEEPLALAAPRAGGEAEAEAPGEERTGGSCCSSERLVINISGLRFETQLRTLSIFPDTLLGDPSRRVRYFDPLRNEYFFDRNRPSFDAILYYYQSGGRLRRPVHVPLDIFLEEIRFYQLGQEAIETFREDEGFIQEEEKPLPQHHFQRQVWLLFEYPESSGPARAIAIVSVLVILISIVIFCLETLPEFRQEPKAPQPGFGEAAPLGDEALLLPPLPPPSGTPPPLRPAAGSGPFFTDPFFLIETLCIIWFSFELLVRFFACPSKPEFSRNIMNIIDIVAIIPYFITLGTELAQQQQQKQQPGSSSNNGGQQQAMSLAILRVIRLVRVFRIFKLSRHSKGLQILGKTLQASMRELGLLIFFLFIGVILFSSAVYFAETDDPDSLFTSIPDAFWWAVVSMTTVGYGDMYPMTIGGKIVGSLCAIAGVLTIALPVPVIVSNFNYFYHRETDHEEQCQYTHVTCGQQQSPFSEPKKGDSNQTLSKSEFLEAEDLESVKYSNFIPPNNQGYKEKKMLTEV